Proteins from a single region of Cystobacter fuscus DSM 2262:
- a CDS encoding beta/gamma crystallin-related protein has product MSSSKSAHLPALPLLFALSVGCGGAFNDAGEVESAQQVVNADADSKSAADVSIQAGAIVIYEHCDYGGESQAFYYPRDINSFYRSLGGDWNDRVSSIRVFGGAARIFEHENWQGSSITVTSDIACLYWSGWNDIASSLEWL; this is encoded by the coding sequence ATGAGTTCGAGTAAGAGTGCTCATTTGCCTGCTCTCCCCTTGCTGTTTGCGCTTTCGGTTGGATGTGGGGGGGCGTTCAACGATGCAGGTGAAGTCGAGTCCGCACAGCAGGTCGTCAATGCGGATGCTGACTCCAAATCCGCTGCTGATGTCAGTATTCAGGCCGGCGCAATCGTGATTTATGAGCACTGCGATTACGGCGGTGAGTCACAGGCCTTCTATTACCCCCGTGATATCAATTCCTTCTACAGGTCTTTGGGAGGGGACTGGAACGATAGAGTTTCGTCGATCAGGGTCTTCGGTGGTGCCGCGCGGATCTTCGAGCACGAGAATTGGCAGGGCAGTTCAATTACCGTCACTTCAGACATCGCATGCCTGTACTGGTCCGGGTGGAACGATATTGCGTCCTCGTTGGAGTGGTTGTAG
- the xopAJ gene encoding XopAJ/AvrRxo1 family type III secretion system effector zeta toxin, giving the protein MDSNGIKRGGHGHRYKPTDNTHGAHGAHRKEVRGEHPTAATTATPTAAETDQAAMDEASSFTQGSPPKAPVDLPHALDNRGQRAPHQGQFRPWGGPTATKRLQQITPENARDVLAMVRRRSPPPYDDLSKVIANSGGKLSTTEVFSNPAEGHQGRKPNYAQTERFLLQPGNWHPERAQIQQRLGQQRKDAANRLSDVMAAHGHPNTIVAVMGNTAAGKTTALRTLDNFAHLGAHLDGAINPDPIKADLVQLARKPDGQNTISHKQAHQEGNVISQRVEYDMLKTKGSSLVYDKRFAKRHEFSEMLRTAEQHDKKVQIVDIDSGLTRSAVRVLMRPIDSAEPRVPFNAVAEGFIGTRVNREEVLRGRPDEVASDGTRVRGFKGVIDNPRVTSYDLFVPDNKGTPVRVAYKRDGVWHGPKTQEQEQLFDRSVKSNPYKSVEVARRIVIDSNFIHKQVEEAPEAFKAPMREALSRFQGMTLEQALDAHSRKIN; this is encoded by the coding sequence ATGGATAGCAATGGAATCAAGAGGGGTGGGCACGGTCATCGCTACAAGCCGACCGACAACACCCATGGTGCACATGGTGCACATCGCAAGGAGGTGAGGGGAGAGCATCCCACCGCCGCCACTACCGCCACCCCCACCGCCGCGGAGACAGACCAGGCCGCGATGGACGAGGCGAGTTCATTCACCCAGGGGTCCCCCCCCAAGGCTCCAGTGGACCTTCCGCACGCTCTGGACAACCGGGGCCAGCGGGCGCCACATCAGGGGCAGTTCCGTCCGTGGGGCGGCCCCACCGCGACGAAGCGCCTTCAGCAGATCACCCCCGAGAACGCCCGGGACGTGCTGGCCATGGTCCGCCGCCGCTCCCCCCCTCCCTACGATGATCTCTCGAAGGTGATAGCGAACAGTGGTGGCAAGCTGTCCACCACGGAAGTCTTCTCCAACCCCGCGGAGGGACACCAGGGCAGAAAGCCGAATTATGCGCAGACCGAGCGCTTCCTGCTCCAGCCGGGCAACTGGCACCCGGAGCGGGCCCAGATCCAGCAGCGGCTCGGCCAGCAGCGCAAGGACGCGGCCAATCGGCTCTCGGATGTCATGGCGGCCCACGGCCACCCCAACACCATCGTCGCCGTCATGGGCAACACCGCCGCGGGCAAGACCACGGCGCTGCGCACGCTCGACAACTTCGCCCATCTGGGCGCGCACCTCGACGGTGCCATCAACCCCGATCCCATCAAGGCCGACCTGGTGCAGCTCGCACGCAAGCCGGATGGCCAGAACACCATCAGCCATAAACAGGCACATCAGGAGGGAAACGTCATCTCCCAGCGCGTCGAGTACGACATGCTCAAAACCAAGGGCTCCTCGCTGGTGTATGACAAGCGTTTCGCCAAGCGCCATGAGTTCAGCGAGATGCTGCGGACCGCGGAGCAGCACGACAAGAAAGTTCAGATCGTCGACATCGACTCGGGTCTCACCCGCTCGGCCGTCCGCGTCCTGATGCGCCCGATCGACAGCGCCGAACCCCGGGTCCCCTTCAACGCGGTGGCCGAGGGCTTCATCGGCACCCGGGTGAACCGCGAGGAGGTGCTCCGCGGGCGTCCTGACGAAGTGGCCTCCGATGGCACGCGTGTGCGCGGCTTCAAGGGCGTCATCGACAACCCGCGAGTCACCAGTTACGACCTGTTCGTGCCCGACAACAAGGGGACCCCGGTCCGGGTGGCCTACAAGCGCGATGGCGTATGGCACGGCCCGAAGACGCAAGAGCAGGAGCAGTTGTTCGACCGCTCGGTGAAGAGCAACCCCTACAAGTCCGTGGAAGTGGCTCGTCGCATCGTGATCGACTCGAACTTCATCCACAAGCAGGTCGAGGAAGCGCCGGAGGCCTTCAAGGCCCCCATGCGAGAGGCGCTGTCGCGCTTCCAGGGCATGACGTTGGAACAGGCGCTCGATGCGCACTCCAGGAAGATCAACTGA
- a CDS encoding NUDIX hydrolase, whose translation MSDGGAWEGNVKARLYERVRQRGYDSLTAFAEARPTASLLELADELGPDDIAAVQVFSGLVAEAERSRRVTRLVRGQLVRELAEALPNGWPGVIDDATRFKVAVALARWGTYTPETHEEHVERAKAALRASPPPPGWRALGPDDELLLTLLPDEEA comes from the coding sequence ATGAGCGACGGAGGTGCTTGGGAGGGCAACGTGAAAGCGCGCCTGTATGAGCGGGTGCGCCAGCGTGGTTATGATTCGCTCACCGCCTTCGCTGAGGCGCGCCCTACCGCCTCACTATTGGAACTGGCGGATGAGCTTGGTCCTGATGACATCGCAGCAGTGCAGGTGTTCAGCGGGTTGGTGGCTGAGGCGGAGCGTAGCCGCCGGGTCACACGGTTGGTGCGCGGTCAGCTAGTGCGCGAACTGGCCGAAGCACTCCCCAACGGCTGGCCGGGCGTTATTGATGATGCGACCCGCTTCAAGGTTGCCGTAGCACTCGCCCGTTGGGGGACCTACACCCCAGAAACTCATGAAGAGCATGTCGAGCGGGCCAAGGCAGCACTTCGCGCTTCTCCACCACCACCCGGGTGGCGAGCACTCGGCCCCGACGATGAGTTGCTACTCACGCTCCTACCCGACGAAGAAGCCTGA
- a CDS encoding M16 family metallopeptidase, with amino-acid sequence MAKAPAKPAARTADPVLLSLFDVQEATLPNGLRVRLLANHQTPVVSLYTFFQVGSRNERPGITGISHLFEHMMFNGAKKYGPKKFDQTLESNGGRSNAYTSTDMTVYYEDFASDALETVLDLESDRMRSLRINDVALKSERQVVLEERRVRVDNDITGIMDEELGTLVWKAHAYRWPVIGWQKDIENITRQDCEQYFRTYYAPNNAVLYIVGDIEPKKTLALVRKYYGDIPKGPTPAPVLDAEPEQKGERRAEVRHPAQSPALMIAYRGPAARDEDTLLLDVIQYALAKGEGSRLTKKLVYDTQLAVSVGVDWGWRLDPGIILFFLELKPDSDPRKVEEALYAELQRLVAEGLTERELQKAKNNLRADHLRELATNSGRAHAMGHYEALLGSWRDGLSLPSVYAAATNEQVRAVAAKYFAPERRSVVTVRPTAPADGAVPTVDAVDAQEVA; translated from the coding sequence ATGGCGAAGGCTCCCGCGAAACCCGCCGCGCGCACGGCGGATCCCGTCCTCCTCTCCCTGTTCGACGTCCAGGAGGCCACGCTGCCCAATGGCCTCCGGGTGCGTCTGCTGGCCAACCATCAGACCCCGGTGGTCAGTCTCTACACCTTCTTCCAGGTGGGCAGCCGCAACGAGCGGCCCGGCATCACCGGCATCAGCCACCTGTTCGAGCACATGATGTTCAACGGGGCCAAGAAGTACGGCCCCAAGAAGTTCGATCAGACGCTCGAGTCCAACGGCGGCCGTTCCAACGCCTACACGTCCACGGACATGACCGTGTACTACGAGGACTTCGCCTCGGACGCGCTGGAGACGGTGCTCGATCTGGAGTCGGACCGGATGCGCTCGTTGCGCATCAACGACGTGGCTCTCAAGAGCGAGCGCCAGGTGGTGCTGGAAGAGCGCCGCGTGCGCGTGGACAACGACATCACCGGCATCATGGACGAGGAGCTGGGCACGCTCGTGTGGAAGGCGCATGCCTACCGCTGGCCCGTCATCGGCTGGCAGAAGGACATCGAGAACATCACCCGCCAGGACTGCGAGCAGTACTTCCGCACCTACTACGCGCCCAACAACGCGGTGCTCTACATCGTCGGGGACATCGAGCCGAAGAAGACGCTGGCGCTGGTGCGCAAGTACTACGGGGACATCCCCAAGGGCCCCACGCCCGCGCCCGTGCTCGACGCCGAGCCCGAGCAGAAGGGCGAGCGCCGCGCCGAGGTGCGCCACCCCGCCCAGTCCCCGGCCCTGATGATCGCCTACCGCGGCCCGGCCGCGCGCGACGAGGACACGCTCCTGCTGGACGTCATCCAGTACGCGCTGGCCAAGGGCGAGGGCAGCCGGCTGACCAAGAAGCTCGTCTATGACACCCAGCTCGCCGTGTCGGTGGGCGTGGACTGGGGCTGGCGGCTGGATCCGGGCATCATCCTCTTCTTCCTGGAGCTCAAGCCGGACTCGGATCCGCGCAAGGTGGAGGAGGCGCTCTACGCGGAGCTCCAGCGCCTGGTGGCCGAGGGCCTCACGGAGCGCGAGTTGCAGAAGGCGAAGAACAACCTGCGCGCGGACCACCTGCGCGAGCTGGCCACCAACAGCGGCCGGGCCCACGCCATGGGTCACTACGAGGCCCTGCTGGGCTCGTGGCGCGACGGCCTGAGCCTGCCGAGCGTGTACGCGGCCGCGACGAACGAGCAGGTGCGCGCGGTGGCGGCGAAGTACTTCGCGCCCGAGCGCCGCTCGGTGGTGACGGTGCGGCCCACGGCTCCCGCGGACGGGGCCGTGCCCACGGTGGACGCGGTGGACGCGCAGGAGGTGGCGTGA
- a CDS encoding M50 family metallopeptidase has translation MSTDSSSPFSWHFNLGRIPVVVEPSFWLITAMFGMLGRIDDWRRVLSWVAVCFVSILIHELGHALMAMSLGCDVAGIRLYAFGGLTYPDRMLSRWRDVAVTAAGPSAGFLFGGLMIAVNYFVPPQTTLAQVIFSQLMWVNFGWGIINLLPVLPLDGGQILRGVLGPTRQRLTLWVGVIVAGLATALFLFIRAFFAAFMFGRMAYDCWQALSVARDVKPLPPVQAVEPEPEALARGWQALRSGQDTEAARMAHLALASAQPGAETNAVRDLLAWVALAEGNPRAALSHLEKVQPPKDARSFSWAMAYEAAGLPDRALAPALAALEQEPSEAVVALAVRLLVKARRLEEAERTARDFAWKSLARRDALLADIAVARGDFDAAAALFAATFESTGRAEEAYQAALNHARDAQLERAAEWLKRALDAGYDDLEAIGLEPALAPVRSAPEIAARLGQRKP, from the coding sequence ATGAGCACGGACTCTTCTTCTCCCTTCTCCTGGCACTTCAACCTCGGCCGCATCCCGGTCGTCGTCGAGCCGAGCTTCTGGCTCATCACCGCCATGTTCGGCATGCTCGGCCGGATCGACGACTGGCGCCGCGTGCTGTCGTGGGTGGCCGTCTGCTTCGTCTCCATCCTGATCCATGAGCTGGGACACGCGCTCATGGCGATGAGCCTGGGCTGCGACGTGGCGGGCATCCGGCTCTATGCCTTCGGCGGGCTGACGTACCCGGATCGGATGCTCAGCCGCTGGCGCGACGTGGCCGTCACCGCCGCCGGACCGTCCGCGGGCTTCCTGTTCGGCGGACTGATGATCGCCGTCAACTACTTCGTGCCCCCGCAGACGACACTGGCCCAGGTCATCTTCAGCCAGCTCATGTGGGTGAACTTCGGCTGGGGCATCATCAACCTGCTGCCCGTGCTCCCGCTGGACGGCGGGCAGATCCTGCGCGGCGTGCTGGGCCCCACGCGGCAGCGGCTCACCCTGTGGGTGGGCGTGATCGTGGCGGGCCTGGCGACGGCCCTGTTCCTCTTCATCCGCGCGTTCTTCGCCGCCTTCATGTTCGGCCGTATGGCGTACGACTGCTGGCAGGCCCTGTCGGTGGCCCGGGACGTCAAGCCGCTGCCCCCCGTGCAGGCCGTGGAGCCCGAGCCGGAAGCGCTCGCGCGCGGCTGGCAGGCGCTGCGCTCGGGCCAGGATACCGAGGCGGCGCGGATGGCCCACCTGGCGCTCGCGTCGGCCCAGCCGGGCGCGGAGACCAACGCGGTGAGGGACCTGCTCGCCTGGGTGGCGCTCGCCGAGGGCAACCCCCGCGCCGCCCTGTCCCACCTGGAGAAGGTCCAGCCGCCCAAGGACGCGCGGTCCTTCAGCTGGGCCATGGCCTACGAGGCCGCGGGCCTGCCGGATCGCGCCCTCGCGCCCGCGCTCGCCGCGCTGGAGCAGGAGCCCTCCGAGGCCGTCGTGGCGCTGGCGGTGCGTCTGCTCGTGAAGGCGCGGCGGCTGGAAGAGGCCGAGCGCACCGCTCGCGACTTCGCCTGGAAGTCCCTGGCCCGGCGCGACGCGCTGCTCGCGGACATCGCGGTGGCCCGGGGAGACTTCGACGCGGCGGCGGCGCTCTTCGCGGCCACCTTCGAGAGCACCGGCCGCGCGGAGGAGGCCTACCAGGCCGCCCTCAACCACGCGCGCGACGCTCAACTGGAGCGCGCCGCCGAGTGGCTCAAGCGCGCGCTGGACGCGGGGTATGACGACCTGGAGGCCATCGGCCTGGAGCCCGCGCTCGCCCCCGTGCGCTCCGCGCCGGAGATCGCCGCGCGGCTCGGTCAGCGCAAGCCCTGA
- a CDS encoding RluA family pseudouridine synthase translates to MSGARVPVLFEGGGVLAVDKPAGMLVIPGRSEDSAPSLREVLEAELRRKVFVVHRLDRDTSGVVVFALTPEVHRTLSMAFEAGGVHKRYLALVEGRLEAPVVVDAALAPARKGRMRVARPGEEGKPSTTRIQPVEVFSSASLVEAEPLTGRTHQIRVHLLSLGHPLLVDHQYGRDTPWTARELGGEGEDVVLARTPLHAARLEWPALPGVEARRLESPLPGDMARTVGLIRQGLR, encoded by the coding sequence GTGAGCGGCGCGCGCGTCCCCGTCCTCTTCGAGGGCGGGGGAGTGCTCGCGGTGGACAAGCCCGCGGGGATGCTCGTCATCCCCGGGCGCTCCGAGGACAGCGCCCCCTCGCTGCGCGAGGTGCTGGAGGCGGAGCTCAGGCGCAAGGTGTTCGTGGTGCACCGGTTGGATCGGGACACCTCGGGCGTGGTGGTGTTCGCCCTGACGCCCGAGGTCCACCGCACGCTGTCCATGGCCTTCGAGGCGGGAGGGGTGCACAAGCGCTACCTCGCGCTGGTGGAGGGCCGGCTGGAGGCACCCGTCGTGGTGGACGCGGCGCTCGCGCCCGCGCGCAAGGGCCGCATGCGGGTGGCCCGGCCGGGCGAGGAGGGCAAGCCCTCGACGACGCGCATTCAACCCGTGGAGGTGTTCTCCTCGGCCAGCCTCGTGGAGGCCGAGCCGCTCACGGGCCGCACGCACCAGATTCGCGTGCACCTCTTGTCCCTGGGACACCCGCTGCTGGTGGATCACCAGTACGGGCGCGACACGCCGTGGACGGCGCGCGAGCTGGGCGGAGAGGGGGAGGACGTGGTGCTGGCCCGCACGCCCCTGCACGCGGCCCGGCTGGAGTGGCCCGCGCTGCCGGGCGTGGAGGCGCGCCGCCTGGAGTCCCCGCTCCCCGGGGACATGGCGCGCACCGTGGGGCTCATCCGTCAGGGCTTGCGCTGA
- a CDS encoding NUDIX hydrolase, with translation MLSFDTPTHRFHLRAAAVIRQGARVLLHRLETDTIWALPGGRVEPGEESAATVLRELREELGLEAAVSRLLWVVENFFSHAGRNYHELGMYFEVTLPDDSPLLTGPGPYFGSESGAVLRFQWFALEELERLDVRPAFLTRALGSTSPVPRHFVVRD, from the coding sequence ATGCTCTCCTTCGACACGCCGACGCATCGCTTCCACCTGCGCGCCGCCGCAGTCATCCGCCAGGGCGCGCGCGTGCTGCTGCATCGCCTGGAGACCGACACCATCTGGGCACTGCCGGGCGGGCGCGTGGAGCCCGGAGAGGAATCCGCGGCCACCGTGCTCCGCGAGCTGCGAGAGGAATTGGGGCTCGAGGCCGCCGTGAGCCGCCTGCTGTGGGTGGTCGAGAACTTCTTCTCGCACGCGGGCCGGAACTACCACGAGCTCGGCATGTACTTCGAGGTCACCCTCCCAGACGACAGCCCTCTGTTGACCGGCCCCGGTCCGTACTTCGGCTCGGAGTCCGGGGCCGTGCTGAGATTCCAATGGTTCGCCCTCGAGGAACTCGAGCGGCTCGACGTGCGCCCCGCCTTCCTCACGCGCGCGTTGGGCTCGACCTCTCCAGTCCCCAGACACTTCGTCGTCCGCGACTGA
- a CDS encoding M16 family metallopeptidase → MATQSATKKKPAAPTTSALMLPALHESTTSSGLSVLAAERGPLPLVAMRLVVRAGSAVDPKDKHGLADFTARLMRRGTQKRSADEIDEAIEFVGASFSVGSNEDLLSFFVTTPAEHFPAMIGLLGEIVREPSFPEREVELARERTLAGFANDLDDPSTIVDRAFTRALWGGHPYGHDIGGSSAHVRTFTREDLVRFHGERLGPKVALLSVVGAVDPKLVLDEAEKAFAGWTGGPEAAPRIPELGKMASGRILLVDKPDQTQTQVRIGGPGFRMGHPDYFPSTAMNNVLGGGFTSRLVNEVRVERGLTYGISSYFDMLNVGGVFAISTFTQTERTREMLDVSLAEVAKVREGGISAAELKKAQRYLAGLYPMRTETNESVASVIGDIRVHALGDDWVEKFRERLHAVKPKQTQEVAAKYLFPNPPLIVLLGKASAVKKQLKGLGSVKVVPASDYE, encoded by the coding sequence ATGGCGACCCAGAGCGCGACGAAGAAGAAGCCGGCCGCCCCGACGACGAGCGCGCTGATGTTGCCCGCCCTGCACGAGAGCACCACCTCCAGCGGGCTGAGTGTGCTGGCGGCCGAACGGGGTCCGCTGCCGCTCGTCGCCATGCGGCTGGTGGTGCGCGCGGGCAGCGCGGTGGATCCCAAGGACAAGCACGGCCTGGCGGACTTCACCGCCCGGCTCATGCGCCGCGGCACGCAGAAGCGGAGCGCGGATGAGATCGACGAGGCCATCGAGTTCGTCGGCGCGAGCTTCTCGGTGGGCAGCAACGAGGACTTGCTGTCGTTCTTCGTCACCACGCCCGCCGAGCACTTCCCGGCGATGATCGGGCTGCTCGGGGAGATCGTCCGCGAGCCGTCCTTCCCCGAGCGCGAGGTAGAGCTGGCTCGCGAGCGCACCCTGGCGGGCTTCGCCAACGACTTGGATGATCCGTCGACGATCGTCGACCGGGCCTTCACCCGGGCGCTGTGGGGCGGGCACCCCTACGGCCATGACATCGGCGGCAGCTCGGCGCACGTGCGCACCTTCACGCGCGAGGATCTCGTGCGCTTCCACGGCGAGCGGCTGGGGCCCAAGGTGGCGCTCCTGTCGGTGGTGGGCGCGGTGGATCCGAAGCTCGTGCTGGACGAGGCGGAGAAGGCCTTCGCGGGCTGGACGGGCGGGCCGGAGGCGGCGCCGCGGATTCCCGAGCTGGGGAAGATGGCCTCGGGCCGCATCCTGCTCGTGGACAAGCCGGACCAGACGCAGACGCAGGTGCGCATCGGCGGCCCGGGCTTCCGCATGGGGCATCCGGACTACTTCCCGTCCACGGCGATGAACAACGTGCTCGGCGGTGGTTTCACCTCGCGGCTGGTGAACGAGGTGCGCGTGGAGCGCGGCCTGACGTACGGCATCAGCAGCTACTTCGACATGCTCAACGTGGGCGGCGTGTTCGCCATCTCCACCTTCACCCAGACGGAGCGCACGCGGGAGATGCTCGACGTGTCGCTGGCCGAGGTGGCCAAGGTGCGTGAGGGCGGCATCAGCGCGGCGGAGCTGAAGAAGGCGCAGCGCTACCTGGCGGGGCTCTACCCCATGCGCACCGAGACGAACGAGTCGGTGGCGTCCGTCATCGGCGACATCCGGGTGCACGCGCTCGGGGACGACTGGGTGGAGAAGTTCCGCGAGCGCCTGCACGCGGTGAAGCCCAAGCAGACGCAGGAGGTGGCGGCGAAGTACCTCTTCCCCAACCCCCCGCTCATCGTGCTGCTGGGCAAGGCGTCCGCGGTGAAGAAGCAGCTCAAGGGACTGGGGTCGGTGAAGGTGGTGCCGGCCTCGGACTACGAGTGA
- a CDS encoding cytochrome P450, producing MPPAVMPWSPEHLRDPYPFYASLRESAPVLQVEPFGGAYVITRYDDITSVLKNPGIFSSQRVAPVVSLTAESGEKARGYFGNSKNLISADPPEHTRLRALVGRAFTPRRVAELEPWMRSLTRELLDRMLAREEFDLMKELAVPLPVTVISELLGVEPERREDFKRWSDDVMKTIAMAVGTHDPAPILASLQQFHAYLERIIEQRRREPREDLISALLEESEGYLEVPDLISFTRVLLVAGNETTANLLGNTMVALLRHPRELERLLEDPSLIASVVEEALRYDGPLQALVRVTAEDTQVAGHRIPEGARVMLLLACANRDPRRFVEPDRFDITRDNPSSLSFGHGVHFCLGAPLARLEAKVVLEELVSRVRHVSFAPGQEQRLDWGDSLQLRGPRALRLRAERRPAP from the coding sequence ATGCCCCCTGCCGTCATGCCGTGGTCGCCCGAACACCTGCGCGACCCCTACCCCTTCTACGCCTCGCTCCGGGAGTCCGCCCCCGTCCTCCAGGTCGAGCCCTTCGGGGGGGCGTATGTCATCACCCGCTACGACGACATCACCTCGGTTCTCAAGAATCCGGGAATCTTCTCCTCCCAGCGCGTGGCCCCCGTGGTGTCGCTGACGGCGGAGAGCGGCGAGAAGGCGCGCGGGTACTTCGGCAACTCGAAGAACCTCATCTCCGCGGACCCGCCCGAGCACACGCGCCTGCGCGCCCTGGTGGGCCGGGCCTTCACGCCCCGCCGCGTCGCCGAACTGGAGCCGTGGATGCGCTCCCTCACGCGCGAGCTGCTCGATCGCATGCTCGCCCGGGAGGAGTTCGACCTGATGAAGGAGCTGGCCGTTCCCCTGCCCGTCACCGTCATCAGCGAGCTGCTCGGCGTGGAGCCCGAACGCCGCGAGGACTTCAAGCGCTGGTCCGACGACGTCATGAAGACGATTGCCATGGCCGTGGGCACGCACGATCCGGCCCCCATCCTCGCGAGCCTCCAGCAGTTCCACGCCTACCTGGAGCGGATCATCGAGCAGCGGCGGCGCGAGCCGCGCGAGGATCTCATCAGTGCCCTGCTCGAGGAGAGCGAGGGCTACCTGGAGGTGCCGGATCTCATCTCCTTCACCCGGGTGTTGCTCGTCGCGGGCAACGAGACCACGGCCAATCTGTTGGGTAACACCATGGTGGCCCTGCTGCGCCACCCCCGGGAGCTGGAGCGGCTGCTGGAAGATCCCTCACTCATCGCCTCCGTCGTCGAGGAGGCACTGCGCTATGACGGGCCCCTGCAGGCGCTCGTGCGGGTGACCGCGGAGGACACCCAGGTCGCGGGCCACCGTATTCCCGAGGGAGCACGCGTCATGCTGCTGCTCGCGTGCGCCAATCGCGACCCCCGCCGCTTCGTGGAGCCGGACCGGTTCGACATCACCCGCGACAACCCGAGCTCGCTGTCCTTCGGGCACGGCGTGCATTTCTGCCTCGGCGCGCCCCTGGCGAGGTTGGAGGCGAAGGTGGTGCTCGAGGAGCTCGTCTCGCGGGTGCGCCATGTCTCGTTCGCCCCCGGCCAGGAGCAGCGCCTGGACTGGGGTGACTCGCTGCAACTGCGCGGCCCCCGCGCCCTGCGCTTGAGGGCCGAGCGGCGCCCCGCCCCCTGA